A stretch of DNA from Hirundo rustica isolate bHirRus1 chromosome 1, bHirRus1.pri.v3, whole genome shotgun sequence:
ATGTCAAGGAATTAAACCCCAAACCAACGCGCCGCCGGGGGCGTGGGCACGCAGCGGGCATAGCCATCGGGGCAAAGGCGACCGCGCACCAAGCGGTCCGACCGCGCCGCGATCCCAGCGGGATCTTTGCGGGGGACCGCGCTGGGTGACGGGGATCGCAAGGGCGCGGCCGCTCCCGGAGAGGCCGGTGCGGGCCGGTCGCGCCCCCATGGGAAGCGCCGGCTCCCGCTTCCAGGCGCGCGGCGCTGCGGGAGAGCCGCGCGCGCGCAACCGCCGGCCGCTCGCGGGGGCACCGGCGCGCGCCCGCACCGGGGCCCCCGCGGGCCGTTAacggcggggcgggagcggcgccggCCGAGCCGTCACCGGGCGGTCGCGGGCGGTCACCGGGCGCCGCTCGtcccccgcgccgccccccgcgccccctccGAGCGCTCCTCTCGAGGCGACGGGGCGGCGCGGAACGCTCGGCCGcgcggcccgccccgccccctccTGCCAATcaccgcggccccgcccccgagACCCGAGGTGCGGGGTTTGAAAGCGGGCCGGTCCACGCGGCGCGCAGACgggggggggagaaggggaCGGAAAGGGGAGCGTCGCGCTCGGTGCTCGCGGAGCGGCCTCGCCAGGCCGGCCGCGCCCGCCGGCGGAAGCCGCCCCGGCGCCGTTGGCCGAGCCCTCCCCGCGCGGGGCgccggccccgggagcggccggCGAGCGGTCGGTCCGGAGggccgcccccctccccccccggCCGGCGCAGTGGGAGGCGCCCGGGCGCGCGCGTCACCCATTGTTTACAAACCAACGCCAGCGGGCCGAGCTCCAGCCGCGACCGCAGCGCCGGAGCCGCGTGTGCTCGCGCGcgcgcggggcggcgggcgggcgggcggcggccccggTCCCGCTGCGGCGGCTGCGGCGCGGCGGGCACCCGGCAGAGATGCCGTGCCGCCCGGGCGAGcgcttcctgctgctggagcgcCCCGTCGCCGTGGGACAGGCGGGCTCCAAGGAGGTGGACGCGCTGGTGGCCAAGCTGGGCGAGGTGCTGCAACTGAGCGCCCAgcgggcgccgccgccgccccgcgtCCCCAAGCACctggggccgggcagcgcccgcgACCGCGCCGCCCCCTACTCCCCGCGGTGCtgcagcggcggcggggccggacTGCTGGCGCCGCGGGGACCGGCCCCGCCGCAAGCTCACACGCAACACGTCGAGCCTCCGCGGCCGGACCGGAGCGGCCAGCAGCGGGTGACCAAGCAGCTATGCGGACGGGGCTGGCTGCGGAGCGCCGCCCGCCGGAGGAAGCAGCctccgccggggccgggcgaCGGGCCGGCGGAGGAGGAGGACCCGCAccggctcctgcagcagctcatcctTTCCGGCAACCTCATCAAAGAAGCCGTCCGGCGGCTGCAGCTggcggctgcggcggcggcggcggcggcatcCGCGGCCTCCAGCGGCAGCGCCtcggcggggagcggcggcgcggacggcgaggcggcggcggcggcggcggtgcaGCCCCTGCAGTAGCCGGCGGGGACGAGCGGTGGCGGTGACCGGGGCGAAGGAGCGCGGCCGCCGGCGGCGGAGCCCCCGCCGGGCGGGGCGGACTGCGGAAGCGCGGTGCGGGCTCCGCCAGGATGTAAGTGCGTCCCGGCGGCGGGGCACCCCCGGGCCGGTGCCGGTTGGGGCGGGCAGGGTGCCCGAATCCCTCCCCACCCCCGCCCCAAGGTCACCCGCGGCGCGGACCCCGTGGAGCCCCAGCCGGCGAGGCCGCGCACGCCGCCCGCCCCGAGCTGTTGTTGTGCCCCCGtctctcctctgccttccccgggagctcctccttctcctccccccgCCGGGGCAGcccggccggggccgcgggcccccccccgccgccggTCCCCCGCTGCCGCGGAGCTCCTCCGTCTCCCAGGAGCCATTTGCAATAATCCTCGCTGACCCCGGCGGGAGgtgtttcctttcccctcccgGGCTGGTTCggttttttgttgggggtttatttgttgttattttaacgtttattgttattatttctcGTTGTGACTGTATgaagcagttttaaaaaatgtgaatatCG
This window harbors:
- the LOC120760057 gene encoding GSK-3-binding protein-like; amino-acid sequence: MPCRPGERFLLLERPVAVGQAGSKEVDALVAKLGEVLQLSAQRAPPPPRVPKHLGPGSARDRAAPYSPRCCSGGGAGLLAPRGPAPPQAHTQHVEPPRPDRSGQQRVTKQLCGRGWLRSAARRRKQPPPGPGDGPAEEEDPHRLLQQLILSGNLIKEAVRRLQLAAAAAAAAASAASSGSASAGSGGADGEAAAAAAVQPLQ